The Prevotella melaninogenica genome has a segment encoding these proteins:
- a CDS encoding endonuclease/exonuclease/phosphatase family protein: protein MRKLLLVLFCAVLFGTSASAQKKFSVYAIGFYNVENLFDTTHDEGKNDHDFTPTGSYQWNEMKYSHKLHNMASVLAEMGTDVLPNVGCAVIGLAEVENDHAMRDLTAQPELAKRGYKYVHIEGPDHRGIDCALIYNPKLFTVRDTKLVPYVYDLPKDSTRATRGFLTVSGTLAGEHVTIIVCHLPSRGAGSYYRELGGKQVKALKDSLLREDPKVKVLVMGDMNDDPTNKSIHECLSAKGEINEVGANDMYNPWYNVLVKEGTGTLQYQGKWNLFDQIIMTPNLLNKNGKKDFSELKFWKNQIFRRDYLFQESGKYKGNTKRTTAGGVWLDGYSDHLPVVTYFAKQQ from the coding sequence ATGAGAAAGTTACTATTAGTTCTTTTCTGTGCCGTTCTTTTTGGTACGTCAGCTTCAGCCCAAAAGAAGTTTTCTGTTTATGCTATAGGCTTCTATAATGTAGAAAACTTGTTTGATACAACACATGATGAAGGGAAAAACGACCACGATTTCACGCCGACTGGTAGTTATCAGTGGAACGAGATGAAGTATAGTCATAAGTTGCATAACATGGCATCGGTATTGGCAGAGATGGGTACAGATGTTCTTCCGAATGTTGGTTGTGCGGTTATTGGCTTGGCTGAGGTTGAAAACGACCACGCAATGCGTGATCTTACAGCACAGCCAGAGTTGGCGAAACGTGGCTATAAGTATGTACATATCGAAGGTCCCGACCATCGTGGCATCGACTGTGCCTTGATTTATAACCCGAAACTCTTTACTGTAAGAGATACAAAGTTGGTACCTTATGTTTATGATTTACCAAAGGACAGCACACGTGCTACACGTGGCTTTCTTACTGTAAGCGGTACATTGGCTGGCGAACATGTGACCATCATCGTGTGTCATTTGCCAAGTCGTGGTGCAGGTTCTTATTATCGTGAGTTGGGTGGTAAGCAGGTAAAGGCATTGAAGGACTCACTTCTTCGTGAAGACCCAAAGGTGAAGGTGCTTGTAATGGGTGATATGAATGACGACCCAACCAATAAGAGTATACATGAATGTCTGTCTGCAAAGGGCGAAATCAATGAGGTTGGTGCAAATGATATGTACAATCCTTGGTATAATGTCCTTGTAAAGGAAGGAACAGGAACTTTGCAGTATCAGGGCAAATGGAATCTCTTTGATCAGATTATCATGACTCCTAACTTGCTGAATAAGAATGGTAAGAAAGACTTTTCAGAGTTGAAGTTCTGGAAGAATCAAATCTTCCGTCGCGATTATCTCTTCCAGGAGTCAGGTAAGTATAAGGGTAATACCAAGCGAACCACTGCTGGTGGTGTGTGGCTCGATGGTTATTCAGACCACTTGCCAGTTGTAACTTACTTTGCTAAGCAGCAGTAA